A genome region from Gigantopelta aegis isolate Gae_Host chromosome 3, Gae_host_genome, whole genome shotgun sequence includes the following:
- the LOC121368723 gene encoding LOW QUALITY PROTEIN: BTB/POZ domain-containing protein KCTD7-like (The sequence of the model RefSeq protein was modified relative to this genomic sequence to represent the inferred CDS: deleted 1 base in 1 codon), with protein MSDVSDNDSVSSVEEIFTIRQIQQQSPRPIPSNIKHAVPSRGGFVREIHSSERMPSAVPSAVPMQLCPARENNNTVLLGKFPPIITLNVGGVLHMTRLSTLLKYSDSMLAALFSGRYQVDQDKDGYYFLDSNGTVFSHILEYLRYGTLPPNDMVLSVYRESEYYGLHSLTEKLELKPEIASLQVKESHRAQFPGYNNTRDEIIRTAIANAAVSKVGEVIVHAFRKEFTPRVQNFNPNHGCIVEQAHVTIGPWDSTASEEMLIKCLETDLMDEGYVVKPHESRRKCKYYYGQTCQKFVFKITIVFE; from the exons ATGTCCGACGTGAGCGACAACGACTCTGTGTCGTCGGTGGAGGAAATCTTCACGATCCGCCAAATCCAACAACAGAGTCCTCGGCCGATTCCGAGCAACATAAAACACGCCGTGCCTTCCCGTGGCGGTTTCGTCCGAGAAATACACTCCAGCGAAAGGATGCCGTCGGCGGTGCCGTCGGCGGTGCCAATG CAGCTGTGTCCAGCGAGAGAGAACAACAACACGGTCCTGCTCGGCAAATTCCCACCGATCATTACCCTGAACGTGGGTGGGGTCCTGCACATGACCCGCCTCTCGACGCTCCTCAAATACTCGGACTCCATGCTGGCGGCGCTCTTCAGCGGCCGTTACCAGGTTGACCAGGACAAAGACGGATACTACTTTCTAGACAGCAATGGGACGGTCTTTAGCCACATCCTCGAATACCTGCGTTACGGCACCCTCCCT CCCAACGACATGGTGTTGTCCGTGTATCGCGAATCAGAATACTATGGCCTGCACAGCCTCACGGAGAAGCTAGAGCTGAAACCAGAAATCGCCTCGTTACAAGTGAAAGAATCGCATCGTGCCCAGTTCCCAGGTTACAACAACACCCGCGATGAGATTATCCGGACAGCCATTGCCAATGCGGCGGTAAGTAAAGTCGGTGAGGTGATCGTGCACGCGTTCAGGAAGGAATTCACCCCCAGGGTGCAGAACTTTAATCCGAACCACGGGTGTATTGTGGAGCAGGCCCACGTGACTATAGGACCCTGGGATTCGACGGCATCCGAGGAAATGCTGATCAAGTGTCTGGAGACTGATTTAATGGACGAGGGCTATGTGGTGAAACCACACGAGAGTCGACGGAAATGTAAATACTATTACGGACAGACGTGTCAGAAGTTTGTATTCAAGATAACAATAGTCTTTGAATGA